A window of the Citrus sinensis cultivar Valencia sweet orange chromosome 9, DVS_A1.0, whole genome shotgun sequence genome harbors these coding sequences:
- the LOC107175573 gene encoding uncharacterized protein LOC107175573, with amino-acid sequence MELIVAVCWSIWHSRNLFIFQNKKEDFQLSVAGAEAIVQSYKRIQMPQLQAFSNQDLVSHKHWKCPPAGWFKVNVDAAIKLENQRVGLGIVIRNSEGKFITAAIKPSKWLDRVDYAEAEATRFGLEVAESAGCLPLIVETDSKEVTDLVSARKSTKAEIFWIVSEVQDTMKRLKHVKIQHSPRTCNGFAHTLAKLVLDYTDCVIWEDNLPTHLLYLFTELND; translated from the coding sequence ATGGAGCTGATAGTTGCTGTGTGTTGGAGTATATGGCACTCGagaaatctttttattttccagAACAAAAAGGAAGATTTCCAACTATCTGTAGCTGGAGCTGAAGCAATAGTTCAGTCCTATAAAAGAATCCAAATGCCACAATTACAAGCATTTTCAAATCAAGATTTGGTATCCCATAAGCATTGGAAGTGCCCCCCTGCAGGTTGGTTCAAGGTGAATGTTGATGCTGCTATAAAGCTAGAAAATCAGAGAGTGGGGTTGGGCATTGTAATTAGAAATTCAGAGGGCAAGTTCATCACAGCAGCCATAAAGCCATCAAAATGGCTTGACAGAGTGGATTATGCAGAAGCCGAAGCAACAAGATTCGGGCTGGAAGTAGCTGAAAGTGCAGGGTGTCTACCTTTGATTGTTGAGACAGATTCAAAGGAAGTCACAGATTTAGTTTCAGCTAGAAAAAGCACAAAAGCTGAGATTTTTTGGATTGTTTCTGAGGTTCAAGATACGATGAAAAGGCTAAAGCATGTCAAGATACAGCACTCACCAAGAACTTGTAATGGTTTTGCTCACACACTTGCTAAGCTAGTTTTAGACTACACTGATTGTGTAATTTGGGAGGACAATCTTCCAACCCATCTTTTGTATCTATTCACTGAGTTGAATGATTGA